A stretch of Lathyrus oleraceus cultivar Zhongwan6 chromosome 6, CAAS_Psat_ZW6_1.0, whole genome shotgun sequence DNA encodes these proteins:
- the LOC127093184 gene encoding respiratory burst oxidase homolog protein B, which produces METQENQHESWSEPETTTESRRSRVGFSGPLSGPLSGPLVTNKRRNGSKNKSASFKNEDGEMVEITLDVREDTVSVQNIRGGDSETAYLASRLERKPSSLSSRLKQVSQELKRMTSFKTFDKVDRSKSGAARALQGLKFVTKSVGSDVWSQVEKRFDELSVDGKLPQTRFGQCIGMHESKEFADELYEALVRRRGISTASITKEELREFWEQITDQSFDSRLQIFFDMVDKNADGRITEEEVKEIITLSASANKLSKLQDRAVEYAALIMEELDPDNLGYIELYNLEMLLLQAPAQSAHITTDSRVLSQMLSQKLVPTKEHNPIKRAFRELSYFMEDNWKRIWIIALWLSICAALFTWKFIQYKRRAVFHVMGYCVTTAKGGAETLKFNMALILLPVCRNTITWLRSKTRLGMAVPFDDNINFHKVIAFGIAIGIGLHAISHLTCDFPRLLHATDEEYEPMKQFFGDQRPNNYWWFVKGTEGWTGVVIVVLMAIAFVLAQPWFRRNRLNLPKPLKKLTGFNAFWYSHHLFVIVYVLFIIHGYFLYLSKKWYKKTTWMYLAVPMILYGCERLLRAFRSGYKSVKILKVAVYPGNVLALHVSKPQGFKYTSGQYIYVNCSDISPFEWHPFSITSAPGDDYISVHIRTLGDWTSQLKGIFAKACQPANDGQSGLLRADMLPGKPSLPRMPRLRIDGPYGAPAQDYKNYEVLLLVGLGIGATPLISILKDVLNNIKQQEEDLEEGEVEGGVKSNKKKPFATKRAYFYWVTREQGSFEWFKGVMNEIEENDKEGVIELHNYCTSVYEEGDARSALITMLQSLHHAKSGVDVVSETRVKTHFARPNWRNVYKHVALKHPDKRVGVFYCGAHGLVGELRKFSLDFSRKTGTKFDFHKENF; this is translated from the exons atggaaaCACAAGAGAATCAACATGAGTCATGGTCGGAGCCAGAAACCACCACAGAAAGCCGAAGGTCCCGAGTGGGCTTCAGCGGGCCTCTTAGTGGGCCGCTGAGCGGGCCTTTAGTAACTAACAAGCGCCGAAATGGAAGCAAGAACAAAAGCGCAAGCTTTAAGAATGAAGATGGAGAAATGGTGGAAATAACTCTGGACGTCCGTGAGGACACCGTTTCTGTTCAGAACATTCGCGGTGGAGATTCCGAAACGGCGTATCTGGCGAGCCGGCTTGAGAGGAAGCCGTCTTCGCTTTCGTCTCGGCTAAAACAGGTGTCGCAGGAACTGAAGCGCATGACGTCTTTTAAGACGTTCGATAAGGTTGATAGATCGAAATCCGGTGCTGCTCGTGCTCTACAAGGTCTTAAGTTTGTGACAAAAAGTGTTGGTAGTGATGTTTGGTCCCAAGTTGAGAAGCGGTTTGATGAATTGTCTGTTGATGGAAAATTGCCCCAGACTCGCTTTGGCCAGTGCATAG GAATGCATGAATCAAAAGAATTTGCTGATGAGTTATATGAAGCGTTAGTTCGTCGTCGAGGTATCAGTACGGCATCTATAACAAAGGAAGAGTTGCGAGAATTTTGGGAGCAGATTACTGATCAAAGCTTTGATTCAAGGCTTCAGATATTTTTTGATAT GGTGGACAAGAATGCTGATGGAAGAATTACAGAAGAAGAAGTAAAAGAG ATTATCACATTAAGTGCATCGGCAAATAAGCTATCAAAGTTACAAGATCGAGCAGTCGAATATGCTGCCCTTATCATGGAGGAGCTGGACCCAGACAACCTTGGATATATTGAG TTGTACAACTTGGAAATGCTTCTTTTGCAAGCACCAGCACAATCAGCACACATAACTACAGATAGTAGAGTGTTAAGCCAAATGTTGAGCCAGAAGTTGGTCCCTACCAAAGAACACAACCCTATAAAACGTGCTTTTAGAGAACTATCCTATTTCATGGAGGATAATTGGAAACGCATTTGGATCATAGCTCTATGGCTTTCCATTTGTGCAGCACTTTTCACTTGGAAGTTCATTCAATACAAGCGTCGCGCCGTTTTCCATGTCATGGGCTATTGCGTCACCACGGCTAAGGGCGGCGCGGAGACACTCAAGTTCAACATGGCTTTAATCTTGTTACCTGTATGCAGAAACACTATCACTTGGCTTAGGAGCAAGACCAGGCTTGGAATGGCGGTTCCGTTTGACGATAATATCAACTTTCATAAGGTGATAGCTTTTGGCATTGCTATTGGGATTGGATTACATGCAATTTCACATTTGACTTGTGACTTTCCAAGGCTATTGCATGCAACAGATGAAGAATATGAACCCATGAAACAGTTTTTTGGAGATCAAAGGCCTAATAATTATTGGTGGTTCGTTAAAGGGACCGAGGGTTGGACCGGGGTCGTCATAGTTGTTCTTATGGCTATAGCTTTCGTTTTAGCCCAACCCTGGTTCCGTCGTAATAGGCTTAACCTTCCAAAACCCCTCAAGAAACTCACTGGCTTTAATGCATTTTGGTATTCTCATCACCTTTTTGTCATTGTCTATGTGCTTTTTATCATTCATGGATACTTCCTTTACCTTAGCAAGAAATGGTATAAGAAAACG ACATGGATGTATCTCGCGGTTCCTATGATACTATACGGATGCGAAAGACTACTTCGTGCATTTCGATCTGGTTACAAATCTGTCAAGATACTAAAGGTTGCAGTGTATCCGGGAAATGTACTAGCATTGCATGTGTCTAAACCACAAGGATTTAAGTATACTAGTGGACAGTATATTTATGTTAATTGTTCAGATATTTCTCCATTTGAATG GCATCCCTTTTCTATAACATCAGCTCCTGGAGATGATTATATTAGTGTTCACATTAGAACTTTGGGTGATTGGACATCACAACTCAAGGGTATTTTCGCCAAG GCGTGTCAACCAGCAAATGATGGCCAAAGCGGTCTTCTACGCGCGGATATGCTACCGGGCAAACCAAGCCTACCaag GATGCCAAGGCTAAGAATTGATGGACCTTATGGAGCACCAGCACAAGACTACAAAAACTACGAAGTACTTCTTCTAGTAGGTTTAGGAATCGGCGCAACGCCTTTGATTAGCATACTCAAAGATGTGCTAAACAACATTAAGCAACAAGAAGAAGATTTAGAAGAAGGAGAGGTAGAAGGTGGGGTCAAGAGCAATAAGAAAAAGCCTTTTGCAACGAAACGAGCCTATTTCTATTGGGTTACACGCGAGCAAGGTTCGTTTGAATGGTTTAAAGGAGTGATGAATGAGATAGAGGAGAATGATAAAGAAGGCGTAATTGAGCTTCACAATTATTGCACAAGCGTGTATGAAGAAGGCGATGCTCGTTCGGCTTTGATCACGATGCTTCAATCTCTTCACCATGCCAAAAGTGGTGTGGATGTTGTTTCAGAGACAAGGGTTAAGACACATTTTGCTAGGCCGAATTGGCGTAATGTCTATAAACATGTTGCTCTTAAACACCCTGATAAAAGAGTTG GTGTTTTTTACTGTGGAGCACACGGATTGGTTGGAGAATTAAGAAAATTTTCTTTGGATTTTTCCAGAAAAACTGGCACCAAGTTTGATTTTCATAAAGAAAACTTTTAG